The following coding sequences lie in one Arachis stenosperma cultivar V10309 chromosome 5, arast.V10309.gnm1.PFL2, whole genome shotgun sequence genomic window:
- the LOC130980960 gene encoding uncharacterized protein LOC130980960, with protein sequence MLKLDAPRVPYPQQLRKKGDENQFLRFLEIFKKIQINIPFAEAIEQMPLYAKFLKELMTKKRSWKNNETVILTEECSAIIQHKLPQKLKDPGSFQIPYIIGEITVEKALCDLGASINLMSVAMMRRMKIEEAKPTKIALQLADRSFMFPHGVVEDLLVKVGDFIFPADFVVLDMQEEAKASIILGRPFLATARAVIDVQKGDLTLRLHNEKMTINVFKAMSYPPEQLGECMRLDSLEEEVQESFEEEEPEELTEEESTSSEEVPTTEIRIQGAQKEENEKIEAPKLELKALPPTLKYAYLGKNESYPVIINSSLSQDQEDELLQVLQKHKDAIG encoded by the coding sequence atgcTGAAGCTAGACGCCCCAAGAGTCCCATACCCTCAGCAGTTGAGGAAGAAGGGGGATGAGAACCAATTCTTGAGATTTttggaaatcttcaagaaaATACAAATCAACATACCCTTTGCTGAAGCAATAGAACAAATGCCACTCTACGCCAAGTTTTTAAAGGAGCTAATGACTaagaagagaagctggaagAACAACGAGACTGTGATACTAACCgaagaatgtagtgctatcATTCAGCATAAACTGCCCCAGAAATtgaaagatcctgggagcttccAGATCCCTTATATTATAGGGGAAATCACAGTAGAGAAGGCTTTATGTGACTTAGGAGCTAGCATCAACTTGATGTCAGTAGCTATGATGAGGAGGATGAAGATTGAGGAggctaaaccaacaaaaattgCCTTACAACTGGCAGACCGATCGTTCATGTTCCCTCATGGCGTAGTAGAAGATttgctggtgaaagtgggagaTTTCATATTCCCGGCAGATTTTGTAGTGCTGGATATGCAAGAGGAAGCCAAGGCCTCCATCATCTTGGGAAGGCCGTTcttagccactgctagagctgtcattgatgtccaaaagggtgaTCTCACCCTGAGATTACACAATGAAAAGATGACAATCAATGTGTTCAAGGCCATGAGTTACCCACCAGAACAATTGGGGGAATGTATGAGGTTGGACTCACTTGAAGAGGAAGTGCAAGAGAGTTTTGAAGAGGAAGAACCTGAAGAGTTAACAGAGGAGGAGTCAACATCTAGTGAAGAGGTTCCAACAACAGAGATTCGCATACAAGGTGCACAAAAGGAAGAGAATGAAAAGATAGAGGCACCCAAACTTGAACTCAAAGCACTGCCACCCACTCTCAAATATGCATACTTAGGAAAGAATGAAAGTTACCCAGTAATCATAAACTCATCCCTCAGCCAAGATCAAGAGGATGAACTACTCCAAGTATTGCAAAAGCATAAGGATGCCATTGGATAG